In Oreochromis aureus strain Israel breed Guangdong linkage group 15, ZZ_aureus, whole genome shotgun sequence, a single genomic region encodes these proteins:
- the LOC120433087 gene encoding uncharacterized protein LOC120433087, translating to MGENTITKPLGLVLIVTAHMVFNDPSHAEPIGIFGSNITLKFTFNVSITENSQIGIYTTGEKKIDDFKSGKSSFDIYPKNNSVFYHITNLTLNHTNTYWASLFGGIPIKSNEVKLIVEERNISSTAPLPSTEPTIHVNESSSSFPTSNIIIIFAVLPVVLLATVLPWLICSLVRPKDKQQQQQSPQSSTPTVQESVASSSSVSAPSVIYSVLDFPKRPPTVVEINPRDTEYAAVSYLTEKRHM from the exons ATGGGTGAAAACACCATCACAAAGCCTCTCGGGCTAGTTTTGATCGTCACAGCTCACATGGTGTTCAACG ACCCCAGCCATGCAGAACCCATCGGGATCTTTGGCAGCAACATCACCcttaaatttacatttaatgttAGCATTACTGAAAACAGTCAAATTGGAATTTATACAACAGGCGAGAAAAAGATTGATGATTTTAAAAGTGGGAAAAGTTCCTTTGATATTTACCCCAAAAACAATTCTGTATTTTACCACATCACAAATCTCACTCTAAACCACACTAACACCTACTGGGCCAGTTTATTTGGTGGCATCCCAATAAAAAGTAATGAAGTGAAGCTGATTGTTGAAGAAAGGAACATAAGCAGTACAG CTCCACTGCCGTCGACTGAACCCACAATTCATGTCAATGAAAGTTCCAGTTCCTTTCCCACCagtaacatcatcatcatcttcgcGGTTTTACCTGTGGTTCTGTTAGCAACAGTACTCCCATGGTTGATCTGTAGTCTCGTGAGACCCAAAG acaaacaacaacaacaacaaagcccgCAAAGCTCCACTCCCACAGTGCAG GAATCAGTGGCGTCGTCGAGCAGCGTCTCTGCACCCTCGGTGATCTACAGCGTCTTGGACTTCCCCAAAAGACCTCCAACGGTTGTTGAGATCAACCCAAGAGATACAGAGTATGCTGCTGTCAGCTATCTCACAGAAAAGAGACACATGTGA